Proteins encoded in a region of the Pseudothermotoga elfii DSM 9442 = NBRC 107921 genome:
- the atpD gene encoding F0F1 ATP synthase subunit beta: MSLAGKGYIVRIIGPVVDVKFDEKELPDIYNALEVTNPQNGEKLILEVEQLIGDNTVRAVALDSTDGLTRGLEVVDTGKPIVAPVGKGVLGRILNVVGKPIDEKGDIQAEDYWPIHRPAPKITEQKTEIEVLETGIKVIDLLAPFPKGGKIGFFGGAGVGKTVLVMELIRNIAIEQKGFSVFAGVGERTREGNDLWLEMQEAGVLENTVLVFGQMNEPPGARFRVGLTALTIAEYFRDVEGRDVLLFIDNIFRFVQAGSEVSALLGRMPSAVGYQPTLATDMGELQERITSTQKGSITSVQAIYVPADDITDPAPATTFSHLDASVVLSRKIAELGIYPAVDPLDSTSKILDPAVIGWEHYQVARGVQEVLQRYKDLQDIIAILGMEELTEEDKLIVQRARKIQRFLSQPFFVAERFTGANGKYVPISETVKGFKEILEGKHDSLPEQAFFMVGTIDEAVQKAERLKGSAA; this comes from the coding sequence ATTTCTTTGGCTGGAAAAGGATACATAGTCAGAATCATAGGACCTGTTGTTGATGTCAAATTTGATGAAAAGGAACTTCCAGACATATACAATGCTTTAGAAGTTACCAATCCTCAAAATGGGGAAAAACTGATCCTGGAGGTTGAACAACTTATAGGAGATAATACTGTCAGAGCTGTTGCTCTTGATTCAACTGATGGTTTAACTCGTGGACTTGAGGTAGTGGACACAGGTAAACCAATTGTTGCGCCCGTTGGAAAAGGTGTTCTTGGAAGAATTCTAAACGTTGTTGGAAAACCTATTGATGAAAAAGGAGATATACAGGCAGAGGATTACTGGCCTATTCATCGACCGGCACCGAAGATTACTGAGCAGAAAACAGAAATTGAGGTACTTGAGACAGGCATCAAAGTGATTGATCTGCTTGCCCCCTTTCCTAAGGGTGGTAAGATAGGTTTTTTTGGTGGTGCAGGCGTTGGAAAAACTGTATTAGTTATGGAGCTTATAAGAAACATTGCAATTGAGCAGAAGGGTTTTTCTGTTTTTGCAGGTGTTGGAGAACGAACAAGGGAAGGAAATGATCTGTGGCTTGAAATGCAGGAAGCAGGCGTACTTGAGAATACTGTTCTGGTATTTGGGCAGATGAATGAGCCACCAGGAGCCCGATTCAGAGTAGGTCTGACTGCTCTGACTATAGCTGAGTACTTTCGCGATGTGGAAGGCAGAGATGTGCTTTTATTTATAGACAATATCTTTAGATTCGTACAGGCTGGTAGTGAAGTGTCTGCTTTGCTTGGAAGGATGCCATCGGCAGTGGGTTATCAGCCAACATTGGCAACGGATATGGGAGAATTGCAGGAAAGAATCACTTCGACCCAGAAAGGGTCCATAACATCGGTGCAGGCAATATATGTTCCCGCAGATGACATAACAGACCCAGCACCTGCGACGACTTTTTCCCACCTTGATGCATCGGTGGTTTTATCAAGAAAGATTGCTGAGCTTGGTATATATCCTGCTGTTGATCCTCTTGATTCAACTTCGAAAATACTTGATCCAGCAGTTATAGGCTGGGAGCATTATCAGGTTGCAAGGGGTGTTCAGGAGGTTCTTCAGAGGTATAAGGATCTCCAAGATATAATAGCTATTCTTGGTATGGAAGAATTGACAGAGGAGGATAAATTGATTGTTCAGAGAGCAAGAAAAATTCAACGTTTTTTAAGCCAGCCGTTCTTTGTGGCTGAGAGATTCACAGGCGCAAATGGAAAATATGTACCCATATCAGAAACAGTGAAAGGCTTTAAGGAGATACTCGAAGGAAAGCACGATTCCTTACCTGAGCAGGCGTTCTTTATGGTTGGAACAATTGATGAAGCTGTTCAAAAAGCAGAAAGATTGAAAGGAAGTGCTGCATGA
- a CDS encoding flagellar protein FlaG produces MRINPVNDVNTHNVPQQKTAQAEIHIKNRENYDKTNIETVLDGIEKSLEKIRSFLKAEAQFTTDRDLNMIIIKIKNTETGEIIRQIPPEVAVKIAKNLQELIGILFDERA; encoded by the coding sequence ATGAGAATTAATCCTGTAAACGATGTTAACACTCATAATGTCCCACAGCAAAAAACTGCCCAAGCTGAAATTCATATCAAAAATAGGGAAAATTACGATAAAACAAATATAGAAACTGTCCTTGACGGCATAGAGAAATCTCTCGAGAAAATAAGAAGCTTTCTAAAAGCAGAAGCACAGTTTACAACAGATAGAGATTTGAATATGATAATAATCAAGATCAAAAATACTGAAACCGGTGAGATAATCAGGCAAATTCCACCAGAAGTAGCTGTGAAAATAGCAAAAAATCTTCAAGAATTAATAGGAATTCTTTTTGATGAAAGGGCGTGA
- a CDS encoding F0F1 ATP synthase subunit delta, translating to MRYSQIAAKYARALLNVAVELEKTEEYGDILAVVVQLYQKAKQFFDDPTIGAAEHVDRITKFINQIGAHFDKPFWNFLKIVFEKRRQSVLPAILQYYKNMKIESEMKVPVFLTTAYELSEEELKVITDFVRKYTKRNPVFETRIDESLIAGVVIECEGKTFDASVAGRIRNVTRHVLQREVM from the coding sequence ATGAGATATTCGCAGATTGCAGCCAAGTACGCCAGAGCTCTGTTAAATGTTGCAGTTGAATTGGAAAAAACAGAAGAATACGGGGATATACTTGCTGTAGTTGTTCAACTTTATCAGAAAGCAAAGCAATTTTTTGATGATCCAACAATTGGCGCAGCAGAACATGTTGATAGAATTACCAAGTTTATTAATCAAATAGGGGCTCATTTTGACAAGCCTTTCTGGAATTTTTTGAAAATAGTTTTTGAGAAAAGAAGGCAATCAGTGTTACCTGCCATTTTGCAATACTATAAGAACATGAAAATTGAATCTGAAATGAAAGTACCTGTCTTCCTTACAACTGCTTATGAGCTTTCTGAAGAAGAACTTAAAGTTATCACTGACTTTGTCAGGAAGTATACAAAAAGAAATCCTGTTTTTGAAACCAGAATTGATGAATCCCTGATAGCTGGTGTAGTTATAGAATGTGAAGGAAAAACCTTTGATGCTTCTGTGGCTGGAAGGATTAGAAATGTAACCCGCCATGTTCTTCAAAGAGAGGTGATGTAG
- the hpf gene encoding ribosome hibernation-promoting factor, HPF/YfiA family, translated as MNYIFSTKGFDSSPAIEEYLEKRFQKVDRVLKENDIVSAEIRAEKDAINYVLKANINFKGNIIVVQEKDPDLYTAIDRLSDALEKRVKKIKSTVRERHRMPVEKIPSISDTYEFEEEGSEVYEAKRVPLSVMPLEEAILQFKTMERQFFVFRNSETNEINLLYIRKDGKIGLFEFVD; from the coding sequence GTGAATTACATTTTTTCAACCAAAGGTTTTGACTCTTCACCAGCGATAGAAGAGTATTTGGAGAAGAGATTTCAAAAAGTAGATCGTGTTTTAAAAGAAAATGATATCGTTTCCGCCGAAATAAGAGCAGAGAAGGATGCAATTAATTATGTTTTGAAGGCAAACATAAACTTCAAAGGCAATATCATTGTGGTCCAGGAAAAAGATCCGGACCTTTACACTGCTATTGATAGATTATCTGATGCGCTTGAAAAAAGGGTTAAAAAGATCAAATCAACTGTTCGTGAAAGGCACAGAATGCCTGTCGAAAAGATTCCCAGCATCAGTGATACATATGAATTCGAGGAAGAGGGATCAGAAGTTTATGAAGCAAAAAGAGTACCTTTATCTGTTATGCCACTCGAGGAGGCCATTCTTCAATTTAAAACTATGGAAAGGCAGTTTTTTGTGTTTAGAAATTCAGAAACAAACGAGATAAATTTGTTGTATATACGAAAGGATGGAAAAATAGGATTGTTTGAATTTGTAGACTGA
- a CDS encoding Rne/Rng family ribonuclease: MANQLVINIQEEKVNVAILSDGVLQEIFSEEDESLSGNIYVGRIEKIIPGLNAAFVNIGGNRNGFLKLTDITKQYISEVTKSPVKEGIKILVQVKHDAIGTKGPQLTGKISLAGRFLVYFPLSKVRGVSKKVQEPKERVRLQELSRSLAKNDGVVIRTAAEFVPEEYVAEEFNQLKSEWRKVLQSFKRARKIKLLRREPTTVDYILRERLNKDIDEVHVNTREIYEKVKEVSKRLAKKPMIYFFEGDLFDKLCIYSQIGQLQERIIHLPSGGYIALDTTEAMTVFDVNSASFVSEKNHADLAYKTNVEAAYEIARQLRLRNIGGIVIVDFIDMPSKTYYDRLTKELQQAIRNDSAHIELIGFTKLGLLEMTRKRRSPSIDQLLFSGCPICKGTGRVVSPHIVVRRVINELSKIENISEYSSVKVILHQRLSGYTEKIKKSLSSTIVEKIRFSFEGSNPGDFSVVFTKKTS, translated from the coding sequence ATGGCTAATCAACTTGTGATAAATATTCAGGAGGAAAAGGTTAATGTCGCCATACTCTCTGATGGTGTTCTCCAGGAGATCTTTAGTGAAGAGGATGAGTCGCTTTCTGGAAACATATATGTCGGTCGAATTGAAAAAATTATTCCAGGTTTAAATGCGGCTTTCGTAAATATAGGCGGAAATCGCAATGGTTTTTTAAAGCTGACAGATATTACAAAGCAGTATATATCCGAAGTGACCAAGAGTCCCGTGAAAGAGGGTATAAAGATTTTGGTGCAGGTGAAACATGACGCAATAGGCACTAAAGGTCCTCAATTGACAGGAAAAATATCCTTAGCCGGAAGATTCTTGGTATATTTTCCCCTCTCAAAAGTGAGAGGGGTTTCTAAAAAAGTTCAGGAACCAAAAGAGCGTGTGAGACTTCAGGAACTTTCAAGGTCACTCGCAAAGAATGATGGTGTTGTGATAAGAACTGCCGCGGAATTCGTACCAGAAGAATATGTTGCAGAAGAGTTTAATCAACTCAAATCAGAATGGCGGAAAGTCCTTCAAAGCTTTAAAAGGGCGAGAAAAATAAAGCTCCTCAGACGTGAGCCGACAACTGTTGATTATATTCTCCGCGAGAGATTAAACAAAGATATAGATGAGGTGCATGTGAATACTCGAGAAATTTACGAAAAGGTAAAAGAAGTCAGCAAAAGACTTGCTAAAAAACCGATGATCTATTTTTTTGAGGGAGATTTATTTGATAAGCTTTGCATATACAGTCAAATTGGGCAACTTCAGGAAAGGATAATCCATTTACCCAGTGGAGGATACATAGCTCTTGACACAACTGAAGCAATGACAGTTTTTGATGTGAATTCAGCGAGCTTTGTCAGTGAAAAAAATCATGCAGATCTTGCTTACAAAACAAATGTTGAGGCGGCTTACGAAATAGCGCGCCAGCTGCGCCTGAGAAATATAGGTGGTATAGTTATAGTCGATTTTATCGATATGCCATCGAAAACTTATTATGATAGATTGACTAAGGAACTACAACAGGCTATAAGAAATGATTCTGCACATATCGAGTTAATTGGATTTACAAAACTTGGGCTTCTTGAAATGACCAGAAAAAGGAGATCGCCTTCGATAGATCAGTTGCTCTTTTCCGGTTGTCCAATTTGCAAAGGTACAGGCAGGGTTGTCTCACCGCATATAGTAGTAAGAAGAGTTATAAACGAACTCTCTAAGATAGAGAATATATCAGAATATTCTTCAGTAAAGGTGATTCTTCATCAAAGACTATCTGGCTACACTGAAAAAATAAAGAAATCCTTATCTTCAACTATTGTTGAGAAAATTCGCTTCAGTTTTGAAGGCAGCAATCCTGGAGATTTCAGCGTTGTTTTCACGAAAAAGACATCTTAA
- the atpG gene encoding ATP synthase F1 subunit gamma encodes MSRGKLRSVKARIQSTSALMKITRAMEMVARARVRKLEEGFRKAKTFASSVEVLKDRIDFSSCDHPFVIGSGKPVLVVVSSDMGLCGSFNAEIIRETERRLKDFEILITVGSKATAHFSSNKKLAKSYQRIYETPAFNVAAALMEDLLKISGNVHIIYGKFVNRLVQRPTCVQLTPIAGGKNIERYEYEPFSEELAANFANFYVATKIFSLLYETKVSEMYARQNAMRNATENAREMIRTLTLEYNKARQASITQELIEIVTGAEALKEE; translated from the coding sequence ATGAGCAGAGGAAAATTAAGATCGGTAAAGGCTCGCATTCAATCAACGTCAGCGCTGATGAAAATAACGCGTGCAATGGAAATGGTTGCCAGAGCACGTGTCAGAAAGTTAGAAGAAGGTTTCAGAAAAGCAAAAACTTTTGCCAGTTCTGTTGAAGTTCTGAAAGATCGAATAGATTTTTCCTCGTGTGATCATCCGTTTGTTATTGGAAGCGGAAAGCCTGTTCTTGTTGTTGTAAGTTCAGATATGGGTCTATGTGGATCATTCAATGCAGAAATCATAAGAGAAACTGAACGCAGACTTAAAGATTTTGAAATACTGATTACCGTTGGCAGCAAAGCAACGGCGCATTTTTCTTCAAACAAAAAGCTCGCAAAATCTTATCAGAGAATATATGAAACACCAGCATTTAATGTTGCAGCTGCTTTGATGGAGGATTTACTGAAGATATCAGGAAATGTACATATTATATATGGGAAATTTGTTAATAGACTTGTTCAAAGACCTACTTGTGTTCAACTTACTCCGATAGCTGGAGGAAAAAATATTGAGAGATATGAATATGAACCATTTTCAGAAGAGCTTGCCGCAAACTTCGCCAATTTTTATGTAGCCACAAAGATATTTTCACTTCTTTATGAAACAAAAGTCAGCGAGATGTACGCAAGGCAAAATGCCATGAGAAATGCTACGGAAAACGCCAGAGAGATGATAAGAACTCTCACTCTGGAATATAATAAAGCCAGACAAGCGTCAATAACACAGGAACTTATAGAAATTGTGACAGGCGCTGAAGCACTGAAGGAAGAGTAA
- the atpA gene encoding F0F1 ATP synthase subunit alpha, translating into MRISPGEITKVLEDRIKEFKEEIDLQETGRVVQIGDGIARVYGLNSVMADELVEFVETGVKGLAFNLEEDNVGVILLGPYSQIKEGHIVKRLKKIIEVPVGEELLGRVVNPLGEPLDGLGPVEAKHTRKIEIKAPGVIYRRPVNTPLQTGIKAIDAMIPIGRGQRELIIGDRQTGKTAIAIDTIINQKGKGVYCIYVAIGQKTAAVARIVDKLREFGAMEYTTVVVASASDPAPIQYIAPYAGCAMGEYFMYNSKDALVVYDDLSKHAAAYRQLSLLLRRPPGREAYPGDIFYLHSRLLERAARLDDKMGGGSLTALPIVETQANDVSAYIPTNVISITDGQIYLEPGLFYSGFRPAINVGLSVSRVGGSAQIRAMKQVAGMLRIDLAQFRELETFAQFASELDPATRAQIVRGQHLQELLKQDQYSPLPVEEQVVVLYAGVRGYLDELPVESVRKFEKEFLDYMRTSKSSLLKLISEKKELTQEVEDELKKSIQEFLEGWHE; encoded by the coding sequence TTGAGAATTAGCCCTGGAGAAATAACAAAGGTGCTCGAGGATAGAATAAAGGAGTTTAAAGAAGAGATAGACCTTCAGGAAACAGGAAGAGTTGTCCAGATTGGAGATGGAATAGCAAGGGTTTACGGATTAAATAGTGTTATGGCTGATGAACTTGTTGAATTCGTTGAGACCGGCGTGAAGGGACTTGCTTTTAATCTTGAGGAGGATAATGTTGGTGTTATTTTATTAGGACCTTATTCTCAAATAAAAGAAGGTCATATTGTTAAAAGGCTTAAAAAGATTATTGAGGTACCAGTTGGCGAGGAACTCTTAGGTAGAGTTGTGAATCCCCTTGGAGAGCCACTTGATGGTCTTGGCCCAGTAGAGGCTAAACATACGCGCAAGATCGAAATCAAGGCGCCCGGTGTTATATATAGACGTCCTGTGAACACCCCTCTGCAAACTGGGATTAAGGCTATAGATGCCATGATCCCAATAGGTCGTGGACAGCGAGAGTTGATAATTGGTGATAGGCAAACAGGAAAAACAGCTATTGCCATAGATACCATCATAAATCAAAAAGGAAAAGGGGTCTATTGCATATATGTAGCGATAGGACAGAAGACAGCCGCAGTTGCCAGAATAGTTGATAAGCTCAGAGAATTTGGTGCTATGGAATATACTACAGTAGTTGTTGCATCTGCTTCAGATCCTGCACCAATTCAATACATTGCTCCTTATGCTGGCTGTGCTATGGGAGAATATTTTATGTACAATTCAAAAGATGCTCTTGTAGTTTACGATGATTTATCAAAGCATGCAGCGGCTTATAGACAGCTATCTTTGCTTCTCAGAAGACCACCGGGAAGAGAAGCTTACCCGGGAGATATATTTTATCTGCATTCAAGACTTCTTGAAAGAGCTGCAAGGCTCGATGACAAAATGGGTGGAGGCTCTTTAACAGCGCTTCCAATAGTAGAAACTCAGGCAAACGATGTTTCTGCCTATATTCCCACCAATGTTATATCTATAACGGATGGTCAAATATACCTCGAACCCGGACTTTTCTATTCTGGATTCAGACCGGCTATAAATGTTGGATTGTCTGTGTCAAGGGTGGGAGGTTCAGCCCAAATAAGAGCTATGAAACAAGTTGCCGGAATGTTGAGAATAGATCTTGCGCAATTTAGAGAGCTTGAAACATTTGCGCAGTTTGCATCTGAATTGGATCCTGCTACGAGAGCCCAGATTGTCCGCGGGCAACATTTGCAGGAGTTACTCAAACAGGACCAGTACAGCCCACTACCAGTTGAAGAACAAGTTGTGGTTCTTTATGCGGGCGTTAGAGGATATTTAGATGAGCTTCCGGTTGAATCTGTGAGAAAATTTGAAAAGGAATTTCTTGATTATATGAGAACGTCTAAATCTTCCCTGCTCAAATTGATATCGGAAAAGAAAGAATTAACTCAAGAAGTGGAAGATGAGTTGAAAAAATCTATTCAGGAGTTTCTGGAAGGATGGCATGAATAA
- the fliD gene encoding flagellar filament capping protein FliD: MDLSSIASTINYNYQSSSSRIQFGGLFSGLDTSSIIDALLATDIEAAERLNTKYKQLDLKQKAYQQLDDKLEQFMNFLSNFKLQSNLLSKNVETSSTILSASANASTANGTYYVKVLSLATRSSLTGGGTIGPDNISSSATFSSLMYRYTPADSTLKVQKGSSTYDLSISTTDTIDDIIAKFETIFGSGNVIFSDGKLNITSDEAFAIRQTQGTFMQVFNLVDAPVELNGSTYSMQSTAHIGAISANKKLGDIASYRGLSLNDGQISINDVSISFTTTTTLSELISAINNSDAGVTARYDENSDKLILTSDSTGANTISIDDGGSGLSQLLRLDTSTFNVGSSAHVQISTDNVNWTDLYSSSNSFKYNGLTIDVQNTSESTQTITVENNVDATVEQIKEFVNQWNDIMSYLYEKLNETEVTDKDEEEMTEEEKMQGILNNDSFLRTVFNKLRNYITTSMPGEIKYLWEIGISTGSYGYENMVVGKLEIDEDKLRSKIEENPEAIWEFFGQNEENTEGFAQQIQQYVKELTKYGGQIDQVAGLNGSINREKRVLAQQLADWIERIQKKEEDLWSKFATMEQIIAQMQAQSSYLSQISSSSSSS, from the coding sequence TTGGATCTGTCATCAATAGCAAGCACTATAAATTATAATTATCAAAGTTCGTCAAGTAGAATTCAGTTTGGAGGATTATTTTCAGGTCTGGATACTTCCTCTATTATTGATGCATTGCTTGCAACCGATATTGAAGCAGCTGAGCGATTAAATACCAAATATAAGCAGCTTGATTTGAAACAAAAAGCATACCAGCAACTCGATGATAAACTCGAGCAGTTTATGAATTTTCTAAGCAATTTTAAACTTCAATCGAATCTTTTATCAAAAAATGTGGAAACCAGTTCTACAATTCTTTCAGCCTCAGCAAATGCCAGTACTGCTAATGGAACTTATTATGTCAAGGTTCTTTCCTTAGCCACACGAAGCTCTCTCACTGGCGGTGGGACTATAGGTCCCGATAATATAAGTTCTTCTGCAACTTTTTCGAGCCTTATGTACAGATACACCCCGGCTGATTCTACGCTTAAGGTGCAGAAAGGATCAAGCACTTATGATTTATCAATAAGCACGACTGATACAATAGATGACATCATAGCTAAGTTTGAAACAATTTTTGGATCAGGAAATGTGATTTTCTCCGATGGAAAATTAAATATAACAAGCGATGAAGCTTTCGCAATCAGGCAGACCCAGGGAACATTTATGCAAGTTTTCAATCTTGTTGATGCCCCTGTAGAGTTGAACGGGTCAACTTATTCAATGCAGAGTACAGCACATATAGGTGCCATTTCGGCTAACAAAAAACTGGGTGATATAGCATCTTATCGTGGTTTGTCATTGAATGACGGTCAAATTTCAATAAATGACGTGAGCATATCTTTCACAACCACTACAACTCTTTCTGAACTCATAAGCGCTATAAATAACAGCGATGCTGGAGTTACTGCAAGATACGATGAAAATAGTGACAAATTAATTTTGACCTCAGATTCAACTGGCGCAAACACTATATCTATAGATGACGGAGGTAGTGGACTTTCCCAATTGCTGCGTTTGGATACATCCACTTTCAATGTCGGTAGTTCCGCACATGTTCAGATAAGTACTGACAATGTCAACTGGACAGACCTATATTCGTCTTCCAATAGCTTTAAATACAACGGCCTAACTATTGATGTTCAGAACACATCAGAATCCACTCAAACAATCACTGTTGAAAACAATGTTGATGCTACAGTGGAGCAAATAAAGGAATTTGTCAATCAATGGAATGATATAATGAGCTATTTGTATGAAAAGCTGAATGAAACCGAAGTTACAGACAAAGATGAAGAAGAAATGACAGAAGAGGAAAAAATGCAAGGAATTTTGAATAATGACTCTTTCTTGCGCACTGTTTTTAATAAATTAAGAAACTACATTACCACGAGTATGCCTGGAGAAATCAAGTATCTGTGGGAAATTGGAATCAGTACCGGTTCATACGGTTATGAGAATATGGTCGTGGGAAAATTGGAAATAGATGAAGATAAGCTAAGATCGAAAATAGAAGAGAATCCAGAAGCAATCTGGGAATTTTTCGGTCAGAATGAAGAAAATACCGAAGGCTTTGCTCAGCAAATTCAGCAATATGTCAAGGAATTGACAAAATACGGAGGGCAAATTGACCAGGTTGCTGGTCTGAACGGAAGTATAAACAGAGAAAAACGCGTACTGGCTCAACAACTTGCAGACTGGATTGAGAGAATCCAGAAAAAGGAAGAGGACCTGTGGAGCAAATTCGCGACCATGGAACAAATTATAGCTCAAATGCAAGCTCAAAGTTCATATCTTTCACAGATATCTTCGAGTAGCTCAAGCAGTTAA
- a CDS encoding ATP synthase F1 subunit epsilon: MIEVEILSPSTVCWIGKAKFMSFRTVDGSMGILPKRAPIVAQLAIDYVRVVTESEEKTFATYGGYIHCNGQKVTVVSSIVVPVEDLDPHVFKNAQERAKKLLEYQDQLYRNTKIEADVRAGK, translated from the coding sequence ATGATAGAGGTTGAGATACTCTCTCCTTCAACGGTTTGCTGGATTGGAAAAGCAAAATTCATGAGTTTCAGAACAGTTGATGGATCGATGGGGATACTTCCAAAAAGAGCACCTATTGTTGCTCAACTTGCAATTGACTACGTGAGAGTCGTTACGGAAAGTGAAGAAAAAACCTTTGCTACGTATGGTGGATATATTCACTGCAACGGTCAAAAAGTAACAGTTGTTTCAAGCATTGTTGTTCCTGTGGAAGATCTGGACCCACATGTTTTCAAAAATGCTCAGGAAAGGGCGAAAAAGCTTCTGGAGTATCAGGATCAACTTTATAGAAACACGAAAATTGAAGCAGATGTGAGGGCAGGAAAGTAG